A part of Oncorhynchus gorbuscha isolate QuinsamMale2020 ecotype Even-year linkage group LG09, OgorEven_v1.0, whole genome shotgun sequence genomic DNA contains:
- the LOC124042918 gene encoding uncharacterized protein LOC124042918 isoform X1 → MGQYSASMGGTLLWILLWISRSGQGLSAEQLSKKIFFLAETNNRVTLQVSPAVPKGTAHQWMWTSHDGRHSNTSVAQITSSMSRYPYWNTQAPFSQGTGYDLSMQKKQENAGEFVFMQTKPASAVLARFEVFSFVVKVTPNYNGNEVYLGSDVSVHCEVSHIPDGATLQWESHGDSTSNTTLFYNKTAHMIIHTVDQNYKGRSNCMFRLNGELLFTVYTKLNVQTGTFSNPLIHLFRESRNSSEVKLICRSSSPNSSNSRADWTMSRSTTSVTLTSSGKVRSDRFSSPSFNGYDFPLHVSPVTFEDSGVFTCFFEHQRFSSVKITTIRVSESGGPLGGQPVVVWCEVSEVSPDPLTLAWMRMEGSRWLLVKQDVLTKSHPNRTLSVTLPSLRSDQLHWQCAVFTEGMLRATASLTLTLPTQTTMSSMTGMGTETVVRGVITMAATLGILGLLGLYCRRPNCTQTQRQKEEPAQLEETSV, encoded by the exons ATGGGGCAGTACAGTGCCTCTATGGGTGGAACGTTGTTGTGGATTCTGCTGTGGATATCTAGATCCGGTCAGGGACTCTCAGCTGAAC AATTGTCAAAGAAGATATTTTTCCTTGCCGAGACCAATAACAGAGTCACTCTCCAAGTTTCCCCTGCAGTTCCGAAAGGGACAGCGCACCAATGGATGTGGACCTCACATGACGGCAGACACTCAAACACTTCAGTAGCCCAAATCACTTCCTCCATGAGTAGATATCCTTATTGGAACACACAGGCTCCTTTCTCACAAGGAACAGGATATGACCTGTCTATGCAAAAAAAACAGGAAAATGCTGGAGAGTTTGTGTTCATGCAAACCAAACCAGCTTCAGCAGTTCTGGCGAGATTTGAGGTGTTTAGTTTTGTGGTTAAAG TGACACCAAACTATAATGGTAATGAAGTGTATCTGGGTTCTGATGTGAGTGTGCATTGCGAGGTGTCCCACATACCAGATGGGGCCACACTGCAGTGGGAAAGTCATGGAGATTCCACATCTAACACCACGCTGTTCTACAACAAAACGGCCCATATGATCATCCACACTGTCGATCAGAATTACAAGGGGAGATCTAACTGCATGTTCAGACTGAATGGAGAATTGTTGTTTACAGTTTATACTAAACTGAATGTGCAAACAG GCACATTTAGTAACCCATTGATACATCTGTTTCGAGAGAGCAGAAACAGCAGTGAGGTGAAGTTGATCTGCAGGTCAAGTTCCCCAAATTCCTCAAACAGCAGAGCCGACTGGACCATGAGCAGATCAACAACATCTGTTACTCTGACTTCATCAGGCAAAGTCAGAAGTGACCGATTCTCATCTCCCTCATTCAACGGATATGATTTCCCACTGCATGTCTCACCGGTGACATTTGAGGATAGTGGAGTTTTCACATGTTTCTTTGAACACCAAAGGTTCAGCTCGGTTAAAATCACAACCATTCGAG TATCTGAATCTGGAGGGCCCCTTGGTGGCCAGCccgtggtggtgtggtgtgaggtGTCGGAGGTGAGCCCCGACCCTCTGACCCTGGCCTGGATGAGGATGGAGGGGAGCAGGTGGCTGCTGGTCAAACAGGACGTCCTGACAAAGAGTCACCCTAACAGGACGCTCAGTGTGACCCTGCCCAGCCTCCGTAGCGACCAGCTGCACTGGCAGTGTGCTGTGTTCACAGAGGGCATGCTCAGAGCGACAGCCTCCCTGACCCTCACACTCCCCACACAGACAACAATGTCGTCAATGACAG GGATGGGCACCGAGACAGTGGTCAG
- the LOC124042918 gene encoding uncharacterized protein LOC124042918 isoform X2 encodes MSAEHFFIELSKKIFFLAETNNRVTLQVSPAVPKGTAHQWMWTSHDGRHSNTSVAQITSSMSRYPYWNTQAPFSQGTGYDLSMQKKQENAGEFVFMQTKPASAVLARFEVFSFVVKVTPNYNGNEVYLGSDVSVHCEVSHIPDGATLQWESHGDSTSNTTLFYNKTAHMIIHTVDQNYKGRSNCMFRLNGELLFTVYTKLNVQTGTFSNPLIHLFRESRNSSEVKLICRSSSPNSSNSRADWTMSRSTTSVTLTSSGKVRSDRFSSPSFNGYDFPLHVSPVTFEDSGVFTCFFEHQRFSSVKITTIRVSESGGPLGGQPVVVWCEVSEVSPDPLTLAWMRMEGSRWLLVKQDVLTKSHPNRTLSVTLPSLRSDQLHWQCAVFTEGMLRATASLTLTLPTQTTMSSMTGMGTETVVRGVITMAATLGILGLLGLYCRRPNCTQTQRQKEEPAQLEETSV; translated from the exons ATGTCAGCTGAACATTTTTTTATTG AATTGTCAAAGAAGATATTTTTCCTTGCCGAGACCAATAACAGAGTCACTCTCCAAGTTTCCCCTGCAGTTCCGAAAGGGACAGCGCACCAATGGATGTGGACCTCACATGACGGCAGACACTCAAACACTTCAGTAGCCCAAATCACTTCCTCCATGAGTAGATATCCTTATTGGAACACACAGGCTCCTTTCTCACAAGGAACAGGATATGACCTGTCTATGCAAAAAAAACAGGAAAATGCTGGAGAGTTTGTGTTCATGCAAACCAAACCAGCTTCAGCAGTTCTGGCGAGATTTGAGGTGTTTAGTTTTGTGGTTAAAG TGACACCAAACTATAATGGTAATGAAGTGTATCTGGGTTCTGATGTGAGTGTGCATTGCGAGGTGTCCCACATACCAGATGGGGCCACACTGCAGTGGGAAAGTCATGGAGATTCCACATCTAACACCACGCTGTTCTACAACAAAACGGCCCATATGATCATCCACACTGTCGATCAGAATTACAAGGGGAGATCTAACTGCATGTTCAGACTGAATGGAGAATTGTTGTTTACAGTTTATACTAAACTGAATGTGCAAACAG GCACATTTAGTAACCCATTGATACATCTGTTTCGAGAGAGCAGAAACAGCAGTGAGGTGAAGTTGATCTGCAGGTCAAGTTCCCCAAATTCCTCAAACAGCAGAGCCGACTGGACCATGAGCAGATCAACAACATCTGTTACTCTGACTTCATCAGGCAAAGTCAGAAGTGACCGATTCTCATCTCCCTCATTCAACGGATATGATTTCCCACTGCATGTCTCACCGGTGACATTTGAGGATAGTGGAGTTTTCACATGTTTCTTTGAACACCAAAGGTTCAGCTCGGTTAAAATCACAACCATTCGAG TATCTGAATCTGGAGGGCCCCTTGGTGGCCAGCccgtggtggtgtggtgtgaggtGTCGGAGGTGAGCCCCGACCCTCTGACCCTGGCCTGGATGAGGATGGAGGGGAGCAGGTGGCTGCTGGTCAAACAGGACGTCCTGACAAAGAGTCACCCTAACAGGACGCTCAGTGTGACCCTGCCCAGCCTCCGTAGCGACCAGCTGCACTGGCAGTGTGCTGTGTTCACAGAGGGCATGCTCAGAGCGACAGCCTCCCTGACCCTCACACTCCCCACACAGACAACAATGTCGTCAATGACAG GGATGGGCACCGAGACAGTGGTCAG